The DNA region AGGTTCCGGAGATAATCCCACGGGAGACCTTATATGCGGATCGCCCTTTTTTATTTACATGAGAATCATATTGTTTTATTCTGAATCATCTGATGTTGCTTTTTTTAATGTTCACCCCCGAAAACAAGCTGCGACGTGATCATCTGCCGTGCATCGATTCCCTTTAATCCTCTGACAATACATTGCTCGCATAGAACAGTTCTTACCGACGGCCCTTGATGGGGCCGGCAACCATCACCGGCCCGTGAATATCCGCGAACGGGAAAACGCACGGGAGGGCATTGTGAACCTTAACGATCATCAAATCATGATCGGCTCAAACGCCCGCCGTAGTCATTTGGCTGTTATGATGGAGTGGAGGTTCCGGCCTGCGGACGATGCCGTATCGAAGGCTGATGCAATCATATGAATTAACGGTAATTTCCTTCATCTTCCATTGTTTCTCCTGTTCGGACGTCCCGGCCGTCCACCACGATTGATGTACCGGCAAGTCCCGTTATTTGAAATTCCACTCATAATTACCGCATGAATCCGAAGAACCAGGAGGCTGGCGGCCATGCAGTCGTTAATTGAATATTTACGGATATCTCCCGACCTGCTGGAGAAGCTGATCCTGTCCATTGTCATTCTCTTTTTCCTGCTGGCCGTCCGATTCACGCTGAATTTCATTCTGTGGATGCCGACCGGAACACAGGCAGAATCATCCATGTGCCGAACAGCAGATACGGGAAGCCGTGCTCGATACCCTTGCCGGAGAGGACGACATCGATCTCGCCTACCCGACGACCCGTTTCTACAGCAGGGAAAAACCGGCGGTAACGACCGGCGGACACCTCCAGCCGGACACGTCCGATACCTGAACTCATTCCTGTTGTCGGACCGGCAGTCTCAAACCACAAGAAATCCGGAAACCATCCGGTAACCATAAATAAGCAGAAAGAAAGGAGGACACACACCATGAGAAGAATCCTTTGGTTTTTTGTGATGGTTGTATCGTGCATCCTGTTCTCGGGCTGCGCGGCGAAGATGGCCTATACGCCGGTCGATCTCAATCCGAAAATAAAGTCAGGGCAACTCGTTCAAAAAACGGATAATTTCTCTGTTCTCTATGACACGTCCTCGTCGATGGCGGAGCGTCTCGGCCGCGGCAATCGCCTGGAATTCGCGGAGGACGTGACACGGAGGCTGGCTGCGACGATTCCCGATATCAAGCTGACTGCCGGGCTGAGGGACTTCGGAGGATCAAAGGGAGAGGAAAAGACCGAACTGGTGTATGGGATGTCTCCGTTCAACAGGGACGACTTCGTGAAGCCCTTGGACAAGCTCGGACTGCCTCTTGGACGTACGCCGCTGGGGAGGACGATCGCGGCGTCCGGCGAAGACCTCAAGGGATTGCCGGGTAATTCGGCAATCATCATTGTCAGCGACTTCGAGGAGATCACGGGCGTTGACGACATCAGGCCCGGGAGCGTCATCGAAAACGCGGCGGCGGTCAAGTCGCAATACGGCGACCGGCTCTGCATTTACGCGATTCAGATCGGGAAAGCACCGCCTCCCGGCGGTGAAACGCTCGCCCGGGAGGTTGTCCGGGAGGGCAAATGCGGGATGGCCGTGAATGCCGACGATCTCGGGACACCGCAGGCCATGGCCGATTTCGTCGAGAAAGTTTTCCTCGGCCTGCCCGTAGCCATGCCTGAGAAACCGGCGCCCCCAGCCGAGGAGATGAAAAAAGAAGAAGCCGCTCCCTCGGTGGTTGAAGAGGCGGTGGCATTCGAAAACATCCACTTCGACTTTGACAAATACAACCTGAAGCCCGAGGCGCGGGAGATACTGGACAAGCTGGGCGAGTACCTGAAAAACAACCGGGAAGCGACGGTCCTGATCGAAGGCCACTGTGACGAGCGGGGCACGAGGGAATACAACCTTGCACTGGGTGAAAGAAGAGCCGCCGGCGCCCAGCAATACCTGATGGATCTCGGGATCGACAAGGCTCGCATCACGACGATCAGCTACGGCGAAGAACGTCCGTTGGATCCGGGCCACACGGAGGAAGCCTGGGCGCTGAACAGGAGGGATCACTTCGAGATCACCGTAAAGAAATAACGCGGAAGTTATAAAGGCATGGGAAAAGACCCGACTTGGATCTATTCCTTGTCGGGTCTTTTTTTTAATGATAATATTAACCATACCACTAACCAACAATTATAACTCATGTAAACATTACAGCAGTTGTGTAAGCAGATACTTGTATAATTCAAGATTCTCCATGCTGAGTAAAGAAGAAGGGAGGATGATATGAATTACAAATTCATACTGATTCTTATCGCGGTAAGTCTCTCCGCCATCTTTGTTATACAAAATGTAGAAGCAGTTGATGTCACTTTTCTGTTCTGGAGTATATCTATGTCGCGAGCTCTATTGATAGTATTTGCGATCATTATTGGAGTGATCCTCGGGTGGTTTGCCCATAGTTATTTTTCATATCGACGACTAAAGGACTATTCTTCTAACGGTTTATAAGCCTTAGGAGGTAGGCTGTAATTATGAGTGAAACGCTATGGAAATCGGTTGAAACGATTTTTTTTGACCCTCTGGTGGGAAAAATTGTTGCAGTTATTGCTGGCATACTTGTGATCTCTATCATAACCCGTGCATTTCACCGGTTTCTGCTGGGGCGCATTGAAGGTACGGATACCCGTTACCGTCTCAAGAAACTTGTCAATGCAGCCGGCACACTTGTTGCCGTCATTTTTATTACAGTTATCTTCAGCGATAAATTTGGAAATTTGACGGTCGCCTTTGGCGTGGCCGGTGCCGGCATTGCTTTCGCCTTGCAGGAGGTAATCGCAAGTATCGCCGGATGGGTGGCCGTTTCTTTCGGCAACTTCTATTCCGTCGGCCACAGGGTTCAATTGGGGGGCATTGTTGGCGACGTGATCGATATCG from Syntrophaceae bacterium includes:
- the pal gene encoding peptidoglycan-associated lipoprotein Pal — its product is MRRILWFFVMVVSCILFSGCAAKMAYTPVDLNPKIKSGQLVQKTDNFSVLYDTSSSMAERLGRGNRLEFAEDVTRRLAATIPDIKLTAGLRDFGGSKGEEKTELVYGMSPFNRDDFVKPLDKLGLPLGRTPLGRTIAASGEDLKGLPGNSAIIIVSDFEEITGVDDIRPGSVIENAAAVKSQYGDRLCIYAIQIGKAPPPGGETLAREVVREGKCGMAVNADDLGTPQAMADFVEKVFLGLPVAMPEKPAPPAEEMKKEEAAPSVVEEAVAFENIHFDFDKYNLKPEAREILDKLGEYLKNNREATVLIEGHCDERGTREYNLALGERRAAGAQQYLMDLGIDKARITTISYGEERPLDPGHTEEAWALNRRDHFEITVKK
- a CDS encoding LapA family protein, coding for MNYKFILILIAVSLSAIFVIQNVEAVDVTFLFWSISMSRALLIVFAIIIGVILGWFAHSYFSYRRLKDYSSNGL